A window from Leptospira wolffii serovar Khorat str. Khorat-H2 encodes these proteins:
- a CDS encoding ATP-dependent helicase translates to MSPEQARAVQTVQGPLLIFAGAGSGKTRVISNRIAHMIQDHHIPAGKLVALSFTNKSAKEMGERVRKLVPRNLLKGIVLSTFHSLGLGILKKHIEKLGYKMPFLLLNQADQEGLVTGMLVAQKLEPKRAQVMEVLSKISRIKNSGPDYKEAMEASLNEGDLLAASLFQQYQDTLREQNSIDFDDLILLPSQLLKEFEEVREEYHKKHHYFMVDEFQDTNPIQYTFLRALMGDSNNLCVVGDDDQSIYAFRGSDVSLILGFENDFPGASVIRLLENYRSTDIIVSAANSLIRHNVSRRSKELYSRVPGALKVKYVERMDEKDEAEWVVESIREEIIKEARKGSQIAILFRTNFQSRPFEESFRARDMPYKVVGGYNFFDRKEVRDLISYIRLIANQKDDASLLRIINYPKRGIGAGSIALVHEKAAQNKESLYETLFRVCESPDFIPDLNRKISSEIYNFVNLIEKSKKKFSSSPRLFFALRELIADLGLEKEIILEEKEEKVAKARIYNMSELVNMLAFFEENNDSGEKPTLFDFINRLAMLMEDEPSDEKEDNRVQLLTIHQSKGLEFESVYVVGLEEGILPSGRAALEDNSVDEERRLMYVAMTRAKRHLCLTGAANRRKFGEQLTSEPSRFLKEIDPETLDWLSNEETRKQETDDFLQELEKLKTG, encoded by the coding sequence CTGTCTCCCGAACAGGCGAGAGCCGTGCAGACAGTCCAAGGACCTCTTCTGATTTTTGCGGGAGCGGGATCCGGAAAAACGAGAGTGATCTCGAATCGGATCGCTCATATGATCCAGGACCACCATATTCCTGCGGGGAAACTAGTCGCCTTATCTTTTACAAATAAAAGCGCGAAGGAAATGGGCGAAAGGGTTCGCAAACTCGTGCCTAGAAATCTACTTAAAGGAATCGTTCTATCCACATTCCATTCCTTAGGATTGGGAATCCTAAAAAAACATATCGAAAAATTAGGCTATAAAATGCCTTTCTTATTATTGAACCAAGCCGATCAGGAAGGTCTTGTAACGGGAATGCTCGTGGCCCAGAAATTGGAGCCCAAAAGGGCCCAGGTCATGGAAGTTCTCTCCAAGATTTCCAGGATCAAAAACTCAGGTCCGGATTATAAAGAGGCAATGGAAGCTTCCCTAAACGAAGGAGATCTGCTGGCCGCTTCTCTTTTTCAGCAATACCAGGATACTTTAAGAGAACAGAATTCCATAGACTTCGACGATTTGATCCTTCTTCCCTCCCAATTGCTGAAAGAATTCGAGGAAGTAAGGGAAGAATACCATAAGAAGCATCATTATTTCATGGTGGACGAGTTCCAGGATACCAACCCGATCCAATATACGTTTCTACGAGCGCTTATGGGAGATTCCAATAATCTCTGCGTGGTGGGAGACGACGACCAATCCATTTACGCTTTCCGAGGATCGGATGTAAGTCTTATCCTGGGTTTCGAGAACGATTTTCCGGGAGCCAGCGTTATCCGTCTCTTGGAGAATTATAGATCTACGGACATCATCGTATCCGCGGCCAATTCTCTCATTCGCCATAACGTTTCCCGCAGATCCAAGGAGTTGTATTCGAGGGTTCCGGGAGCTCTCAAAGTGAAATATGTGGAGCGCATGGACGAGAAGGACGAGGCGGAATGGGTGGTCGAAAGTATCCGAGAAGAGATCATCAAGGAGGCTCGTAAGGGTAGCCAGATCGCGATCCTTTTCCGTACCAATTTTCAATCCCGACCTTTCGAGGAATCTTTCCGTGCCAGGGACATGCCTTATAAAGTCGTGGGCGGATACAATTTCTTCGATAGAAAGGAAGTCCGGGATCTGATCTCTTATATTCGTTTGATCGCCAATCAAAAGGACGACGCGTCTCTTTTACGGATCATCAATTATCCCAAGAGAGGAATCGGGGCCGGGTCCATCGCGCTCGTCCATGAAAAGGCGGCGCAAAACAAGGAATCCTTGTACGAGACATTATTCCGGGTTTGCGAATCCCCTGATTTTATTCCCGATCTGAATCGAAAGATCTCCTCCGAAATCTATAATTTCGTGAATCTGATCGAAAAATCCAAGAAGAAGTTTTCCTCTTCTCCCAGACTATTCTTCGCCTTGCGCGAGTTAATCGCGGATCTGGGCCTGGAAAAAGAGATCATTCTGGAAGAAAAAGAGGAGAAGGTGGCGAAGGCCCGAATCTACAATATGTCCGAGCTCGTGAACATGTTGGCATTCTTCGAAGAAAACAACGATTCCGGCGAAAAACCCACATTATTCGATTTTATCAATCGATTGGCGATGCTTATGGAAGACGAGCCTTCGGATGAGAAGGAAGACAACCGAGTGCAGCTTCTTACCATTCATCAATCCAAAGGATTGGAATTCGAATCCGTTTATGTCGTGGGACTCGAAGAGGGGATCTTACCCAGTGGAAGAGCCGCTTTGGAGGATAATTCCGTAGACGAAGAAAGGCGACTCATGTACGTGGCCATGACCCGGGCCAAAAGGCATTTATGCTTGACAGGGGCCGCAAATCGCCGCAAATTTGGGGAGCAATTGACCTCCGAGCCCTCCCGATTCCTGAAGGAGATAGACCCGGAGACCCTAGACTGGCTCTCAAACGAGGAGACTCGTAAGCAGGAAACGGATGATTTCCTACAGGAGCTGGAAAAATTGAAAACGGGATAA
- a CDS encoding LIC_12586 family protein, which translates to MSVSIPVPKFLYRVFSLVFGKIRSVGEHPSFRKYSIAIIVVLLLLTAAKEGAEWYFVRRVINLRGVKELAREFINVELDRAVTLGVVEYEFPNHVFIEDLKISSDEDFASQRMIFRANKVELVLRGLWKGQPSVKFIRVKNAQISVDLEDKISGEILSYIHKINVPEISLENSSVTVYKGGKILLENVKDVDLDIHKEGNQIDVQISDSLFPIPGFRYLKGNFRTDIGTKNMSLSLRFKNARASAVGGLYSELSPFYPKTGKISGEADLEVDGASIRGKGNTQFSDVGGILLLDLPLREENWEWRDANLSHEWDRSFQGQSISENHKVSFGSDKLTLTKTKNEKGLQNWDLTMNVQDLDDLRNYLPLSSDLDTFTGALDLIWKGTETGNYGDWLKSDAKLTLRDFHWKDPYLDLGIQNASFSWNPSGLEFSGYGTQFGLPWKASLKGKAGFRKGFKGDGRAYFPLQGDYYLDFETDSLVLSNYLPLFRSVRQTIREDIHTRMEKLIPEIKFIRTEVYKYFMEYPSGTVQFRSKETKFDSGLPDMGRLEAILKFSASQSRLEGKIKGSGEAKLNSYFTYGADNPYFGIDFQTTGLAWGIPALTFCGGTLIPEALDSEGTIRFNGNNFLDIHDRIYTTIDKVRLLGTVWKGEGEFPVSISTKFEMGFDYASPGNPPLRNVYWKSDNTNATANVYVDSDSSLRYSVTGSVYSTSAESGVPTVTSSFFTRFKETGKSCIKEQ; encoded by the coding sequence ATGTCCGTTTCGATTCCGGTTCCTAAGTTTCTTTACCGGGTCTTTTCCCTCGTTTTCGGCAAGATCAGAAGCGTGGGAGAACATCCTTCCTTTCGGAAATATTCCATTGCAATCATCGTAGTTCTGCTTCTACTCACCGCAGCTAAGGAAGGAGCGGAATGGTATTTCGTTCGTAGAGTGATCAATCTGCGAGGAGTTAAGGAACTGGCTCGTGAATTCATCAATGTGGAATTGGACCGAGCCGTTACTTTAGGCGTTGTAGAATACGAATTTCCCAATCATGTATTCATCGAAGACTTAAAGATATCCTCGGACGAGGATTTCGCATCCCAACGTATGATTTTCCGAGCCAATAAGGTGGAATTAGTCTTAAGAGGTTTGTGGAAGGGTCAGCCTTCCGTAAAATTCATCCGAGTGAAAAACGCTCAAATCAGCGTAGATTTGGAAGATAAGATTTCGGGGGAAATTCTATCCTATATTCATAAGATCAACGTTCCGGAAATCAGCTTAGAGAATAGTAGCGTCACCGTATATAAGGGCGGAAAGATTCTTCTGGAGAATGTGAAGGATGTCGATTTGGATATTCATAAGGAAGGAAATCAAATAGACGTTCAGATTTCCGATTCTCTCTTTCCGATTCCCGGATTCAGATACTTAAAGGGAAATTTCCGAACCGATATAGGTACCAAGAATATGAGTCTTTCCCTTCGTTTCAAAAACGCAAGGGCTTCGGCGGTCGGAGGGCTCTATTCCGAACTTTCCCCGTTCTATCCCAAGACCGGTAAAATATCCGGAGAAGCCGATCTAGAAGTGGACGGCGCCTCCATCCGAGGGAAAGGGAATACGCAATTCTCGGATGTGGGAGGAATCCTACTCCTGGATCTTCCTCTGAGAGAGGAGAATTGGGAATGGAGGGACGCGAATCTCTCCCACGAATGGGACCGAAGCTTCCAAGGGCAATCAATATCAGAAAATCATAAAGTTTCTTTCGGTTCCGATAAGCTGACCCTGACTAAAACGAAGAACGAAAAAGGTCTCCAAAACTGGGATCTGACGATGAATGTCCAGGATCTGGACGATTTACGAAATTATCTTCCTCTCTCCTCCGATCTGGATACTTTTACCGGAGCCTTGGATCTGATTTGGAAAGGGACCGAGACCGGCAATTACGGAGACTGGCTTAAATCCGACGCGAAATTGACTCTTAGGGATTTTCATTGGAAGGATCCGTATCTGGATCTAGGAATCCAAAATGCGAGTTTCTCTTGGAATCCTTCCGGTTTGGAATTCAGCGGATACGGTACCCAGTTCGGTCTACCTTGGAAGGCCTCCTTAAAAGGAAAGGCCGGCTTCCGCAAAGGTTTCAAAGGGGACGGAAGAGCCTATTTCCCTTTGCAGGGAGATTATTATTTGGATTTCGAAACGGATTCCTTGGTATTGTCCAACTATCTTCCTTTGTTTAGAAGCGTGAGACAAACGATCCGAGAGGACATCCACACTCGTATGGAGAAGCTTATCCCAGAGATTAAATTTATCCGTACCGAAGTTTACAAATACTTTATGGAATATCCGAGTGGAACCGTTCAGTTCAGGAGCAAGGAAACCAAATTCGATTCCGGACTTCCCGATATGGGTAGATTGGAGGCGATTTTGAAATTTTCGGCCAGCCAGTCTCGATTGGAGGGAAAGATCAAAGGCAGCGGAGAAGCCAAGCTCAATTCTTATTTCACTTATGGAGCCGATAATCCATATTTCGGAATCGATTTCCAGACGACCGGACTCGCTTGGGGAATTCCCGCTCTGACTTTCTGCGGAGGGACTCTCATCCCTGAGGCCTTGGATTCGGAGGGGACGATCCGGTTTAACGGAAACAATTTCCTGGATATACACGATCGGATTTATACTACGATAGACAAGGTCCGATTGCTCGGAACCGTATGGAAGGGAGAGGGGGAATTTCCGGTTTCTATTTCTACCAAATTTGAAATGGGCTTCGATTATGCGAGCCCGGGAAATCCGCCTCTTAGAAACGTTTATTGGAAATCGGACAATACCAACGCGACCGCGAATGTGTACGTGGATTCGGATTCTTCTCTTCGTTATTCCGTAACGGGGAGCGTATATTCCACTTCGGCAGAATCCGGAGTTCCTACGGTAACTTCTTCCTTTTTTACCCGATTCAAAGAAACGGGCAAGAGTTGTATTAAGGAACAGTAA
- a CDS encoding tetratricopeptide repeat protein, which translates to MSKYFAIFLIGAQMFLACASAQKEGGVSSNLESQVRSEIKGIDQQLSDVGQEDKKRSELLLEKAKLLLKIESFKEASLVLKELQNSKEGRNLQHLDHYLGSAYLGINDYDNAIVHFRKSDNVDRDFESVTRKKMWAKAYFEDEKYGQALGVLGRASREKNFEKDLFYYETVVVSFYRIKEYKRCQLVLEEGLQKFPESLVLRETSEKISQILPR; encoded by the coding sequence ATGAGTAAATATTTCGCCATATTTTTGATCGGAGCCCAGATGTTCCTGGCTTGTGCCTCCGCACAGAAGGAAGGTGGGGTTTCCTCTAATTTGGAATCCCAGGTACGTTCTGAAATCAAAGGGATCGACCAGCAATTATCCGATGTCGGACAAGAAGACAAGAAACGCTCCGAACTACTCCTCGAAAAAGCCAAATTACTCCTCAAAATCGAATCCTTTAAAGAAGCATCTCTGGTTCTGAAGGAACTCCAAAACTCCAAAGAAGGACGCAACCTTCAGCATCTGGATCATTATCTAGGTTCTGCGTATCTCGGAATCAACGATTACGACAATGCAATCGTACATTTCCGCAAATCCGATAATGTGGATCGTGATTTCGAATCCGTTACCCGTAAAAAGATGTGGGCTAAGGCCTATTTCGAAGACGAGAAATACGGACAGGCTCTGGGAGTTCTCGGAAGAGCGTCTAGAGAAAAGAATTTTGAAAAGGATCTTTTCTACTATGAGACGGTCGTAGTCAGTTTCTACAGAATTAAGGAATACAAAAGATGCCAGCTGGTTCTGGAAGAGGGATTACAGAAGTTCCCGGAAAGCCTCGTTCTGAGGGAGACTTCGGAGAAGATCAGTCAGATTCTTCCGCGATAA
- a CDS encoding NUDIX hydrolase yields the protein MQEFQPDKYSADSKLWKRGEKKSLYKTPIFQLVGVPTTSPDGSISRDFYHLESKDWVNVIALTNQGKILLIDQYRHGLDRYSVEIPGGVAEKATLLESAQAELREETGFVSDDWEYLGKVSGNPAIFDNWCHTFIARNIRPHEGGQDLDESEQIEVYEYPLSKIPDLVQRHILHHGMMVAAFGLYFLKYGLNHEK from the coding sequence ATGCAGGAATTCCAACCCGACAAATATTCTGCCGATTCCAAACTCTGGAAACGAGGGGAAAAAAAATCTCTCTACAAGACTCCGATCTTCCAATTGGTAGGAGTTCCTACCACATCGCCCGACGGCAGCATTTCCAGGGATTTCTACCATCTGGAATCCAAGGATTGGGTGAACGTAATCGCACTCACGAACCAAGGAAAAATCCTACTAATAGATCAATACAGGCACGGGCTCGATCGGTATTCCGTGGAAATTCCGGGAGGTGTCGCGGAGAAGGCGACCTTACTGGAATCCGCTCAGGCCGAATTGAGAGAAGAGACCGGATTCGTTTCCGACGATTGGGAATACCTGGGCAAAGTCTCGGGAAACCCAGCGATCTTCGATAACTGGTGCCATACCTTCATCGCGAGGAATATCCGTCCTCACGAAGGAGGTCAAGATCTGGACGAAAGCGAACAAATAGAAGTGTACGAATATCCTTTAAGCAAAATTCCGGATCTGGTCCAAAGACATATCCTACACCATGGGATGATGGTCGCCGCATTCGGATTGTACTTCCTAAAATACGGATTAAACCACGAGAAATAG
- a CDS encoding FmdB family zinc ribbon protein: MPTYDYRCKACGKTFEYFQSMKDDPITTCILCGKSGEVDRLISNVGGIIFKGSGFYVTDNKSSGSKGSDSSGSSGSSSSG; this comes from the coding sequence TTGCCGACTTACGATTATAGATGCAAGGCTTGCGGAAAAACTTTCGAATATTTTCAGTCCATGAAGGACGATCCTATTACCACATGTATTCTTTGCGGTAAAAGCGGAGAAGTGGATCGTCTTATCTCCAATGTTGGCGGGATCATCTTCAAGGGATCCGGTTTCTATGTGACCGATAACAAATCGTCCGGTTCCAAAGGTTCCGACTCCTCCGGTTCCTCCGGAAGTTCTTCTTCCGGCTAA
- a CDS encoding LpxI family protein has product MGRLGILAGGGNLPQIGMREALAAGEDPLFLSIAESDFHPGQYQDRVVPIRIVKIGGLLKSCKTHGIDRLLLLGKVKKEIIFKSLNFDLKALALLARMVNRHDYSIFKTVAEDFEKEGIRIISQKTFLKSLLLPEGRYTKKSLDKKQIEDVQFGMEYAEKIAHLDIGQAVVVLDKSVLAVEAVEGTDQTIRRGGQFAKKRKAVVCKSSKPSQDDRFDLPTVGVETLKVMSESNCDILALREGETIVVNPFEFISLAEKLKIHILSIGRGNVSKINTKQKKLPQA; this is encoded by the coding sequence TTGGGACGTTTAGGAATTTTAGCGGGAGGAGGAAATCTCCCACAGATCGGAATGCGAGAGGCCCTCGCCGCTGGAGAGGATCCTCTTTTTCTCTCCATTGCGGAATCCGATTTTCATCCGGGACAATACCAGGATAGAGTGGTCCCGATTCGTATCGTAAAGATTGGAGGGCTTTTGAAATCCTGCAAGACTCACGGTATAGATCGTCTCCTTCTCTTGGGAAAAGTAAAAAAGGAGATCATCTTCAAGAGTCTGAATTTCGATCTAAAAGCTTTGGCGCTTCTGGCGAGAATGGTGAATCGTCACGATTACTCCATCTTTAAGACCGTGGCGGAGGACTTCGAAAAAGAAGGAATCCGTATCATCTCCCAAAAAACCTTTTTAAAATCCCTTCTTCTTCCGGAAGGACGTTATACCAAGAAATCCCTGGACAAAAAACAAATCGAAGACGTGCAATTCGGAATGGAATACGCGGAAAAGATCGCGCACCTGGACATAGGACAGGCGGTAGTGGTCCTGGATAAATCCGTCCTAGCCGTGGAAGCGGTGGAAGGAACCGACCAAACGATCCGTAGAGGCGGTCAATTCGCCAAAAAAAGAAAGGCGGTCGTCTGTAAAAGCTCCAAGCCCAGCCAGGACGATCGATTCGATCTACCTACCGTTGGGGTGGAGACCCTGAAAGTCATGAGCGAAAGCAATTGCGATATTCTCGCTCTAAGGGAGGGAGAAACCATCGTGGTCAATCCTTTCGAATTTATTAGCCTTGCAGAAAAATTGAAAATTCATATCCTGAGCATCGGCCGTGGCAACGTCTCAAAAATCAATACTAAGCAAAAAAAGCTCCCTCAAGCCTAA
- a CDS encoding SH3 domain-containing protein encodes MKRGFFLSIIGIFLFIFLIWIAVKFWPKASDSIYSDYKKERWEKVIRAVKNHPSPTPDDLFYASHSLLRFNQELKEKESEERNKIAKNFQKEYGIGSVPSTEASGEFPVFEDIFVSQLRQGGYWRQKAIALRLENATEWEDDATFLRDLKEFLHSNPIVFGSNYSNILRKSLRRETKLSETDKNKLSDLLGFLSTREDSSLLGGRLKNTGENTNLRSGPGTENAGKARLKKGLLLYALDKDPRSETVQGRKGNWVQVYIPETQVVGWIFSHFLEEDPFPSTKAEEMAKSFQESERSQAWDFAFWNEEKIPSGFHGEYIRTEKLALDGDYGIVIYRAKDNKYKEVCRIVEEPFRNLEFLAASLSGDESVPLFRLYAGRPGDWKPVYQIDLDRESVSINRNKYIIGSDSGKRRFQLGLNSSSNRILGSLLVEEKTVLQGVQPEEDFVSEEGTLFKLCLLQPEKKSDSNAAVFRFKFLF; translated from the coding sequence TTGAAGCGCGGATTCTTCCTTTCCATCATCGGGATCTTTCTTTTCATTTTCCTAATATGGATTGCGGTCAAATTTTGGCCCAAGGCCTCGGATTCCATTTACTCCGATTACAAAAAGGAGAGATGGGAAAAGGTAATTCGCGCAGTTAAGAATCATCCCTCCCCCACTCCGGACGATCTATTCTACGCGTCTCATTCTCTACTTCGCTTCAACCAAGAGCTGAAAGAGAAGGAGTCGGAGGAAAGAAATAAGATCGCAAAGAATTTCCAGAAAGAATACGGGATCGGCTCCGTTCCTTCCACGGAGGCCTCCGGAGAATTCCCCGTTTTCGAAGATATATTCGTTTCCCAGCTTCGCCAAGGCGGATACTGGAGACAGAAGGCCATCGCGCTGCGCCTGGAAAACGCGACCGAATGGGAGGACGATGCTACCTTCCTGCGAGATTTGAAGGAGTTCCTACATTCCAATCCGATCGTATTCGGTTCGAACTATTCCAATATTCTACGCAAGTCTCTTAGAAGAGAAACCAAACTCTCCGAAACGGATAAAAACAAGCTCTCCGATCTATTAGGATTTCTTTCCACTCGCGAGGATTCTTCCCTTTTGGGAGGGCGCCTGAAGAATACGGGAGAAAACACGAATCTAAGATCCGGCCCCGGAACCGAAAACGCCGGAAAAGCCAGATTGAAGAAGGGACTATTACTCTACGCCTTGGACAAGGACCCGAGGTCCGAAACCGTCCAGGGAAGAAAAGGGAATTGGGTGCAGGTATATATTCCGGAAACCCAAGTAGTGGGTTGGATCTTTTCCCATTTTTTGGAAGAGGATCCGTTTCCTTCTACCAAGGCGGAAGAAATGGCTAAGTCTTTCCAAGAGTCGGAAAGAAGCCAAGCCTGGGATTTCGCATTCTGGAACGAGGAAAAAATTCCTTCCGGCTTTCACGGAGAATACATTCGTACTGAAAAATTAGCGCTGGATGGAGATTACGGAATCGTAATTTACCGAGCCAAGGATAATAAATATAAGGAAGTCTGCAGGATCGTAGAGGAACCTTTTCGAAATCTGGAATTTCTCGCGGCCAGTCTGAGCGGAGACGAAAGCGTTCCCCTCTTCCGATTGTATGCAGGACGTCCGGGAGACTGGAAGCCGGTTTACCAAATCGACCTTGACAGGGAAAGCGTCTCCATCAATAGGAACAAGTATATCATAGGTTCCGATTCCGGAAAGAGAAGATTCCAATTGGGCTTGAACTCCTCTTCCAATCGGATATTAGGTTCCCTTCTCGTGGAAGAAAAGACCGTTCTACAGGGGGTCCAACCGGAAGAGGACTTCGTTTCGGAAGAAGGAACCTTATTCAAGCTCTGTCTGCTGCAACCGGAAAAGAAATCCGATTCGAATGCGGCGGTCTTCCGTTTTAAATTTTTATTTTGA
- a CDS encoding MFS transporter has product MEQQKASPFISLQVPEFRNFLAGKFLVTLSFVMQSTVVFWQIDHITHDAFFVGLIGFAELVPNVAISLFSGLVVDSFPRKKIIFISLTGLTFSSFLLLLFSSPGFEWITEKYWVYPIYSVIFFSGICRGFLSPSIAAFQTQLVSKEIFPNAATWSGVAWQGSAVLGPMLGGLLVGFNGVQTAYLADFGIMAFSLLLFFAVPSKPVPEKQGEKESIWKSLGSGWKFVFGHQLILGAITLDLFAVLFGGAVALIPTFSREVLGMGPEYYGILRSAPALGAVTCALFIAVKPPKTNSGVILLSSVFGFGVCMIVFALSTSFYLSFAALVISGSFDMVSVVIRHTIVQMYTPEHMRGRVSAVNNIFIGSSNELGAFESGAAARAFGLVPSVVIGGSLTLITVALVTAIAPRLRKMDLKDITV; this is encoded by the coding sequence ATGGAACAACAAAAAGCCTCCCCATTTATCTCCCTCCAAGTGCCGGAATTCCGGAATTTTCTAGCCGGAAAATTTTTAGTCACACTTTCCTTCGTCATGCAATCCACGGTAGTGTTCTGGCAGATCGACCATATCACTCACGACGCGTTTTTTGTGGGATTGATCGGATTCGCCGAGCTTGTGCCTAACGTAGCAATCTCCCTGTTTTCCGGTCTGGTGGTGGACAGTTTTCCCAGAAAGAAAATCATATTCATTTCCCTGACTGGACTCACATTCAGTTCCTTTTTATTGTTATTATTCTCCTCACCCGGCTTCGAATGGATCACCGAAAAGTATTGGGTCTACCCTATCTATTCCGTCATATTCTTCTCCGGTATATGTAGAGGATTTCTTTCTCCTAGTATCGCCGCCTTCCAGACTCAGTTGGTAAGCAAGGAAATCTTTCCGAACGCCGCGACCTGGAGCGGGGTCGCTTGGCAAGGCTCCGCAGTATTAGGCCCCATGCTCGGAGGACTCTTAGTAGGATTCAACGGAGTGCAGACCGCCTATCTCGCGGATTTCGGGATCATGGCATTTTCCCTGCTTTTATTCTTTGCCGTGCCTTCCAAGCCGGTTCCGGAAAAACAAGGAGAGAAGGAATCCATTTGGAAAAGCCTGGGCTCCGGCTGGAAATTCGTCTTCGGCCACCAGCTCATACTGGGAGCCATCACTCTGGATTTGTTCGCAGTACTCTTCGGCGGCGCAGTGGCTCTCATTCCCACATTCTCCCGGGAAGTATTGGGAATGGGTCCCGAATATTACGGAATTCTAAGATCCGCTCCCGCCTTGGGTGCGGTCACATGCGCTCTTTTCATCGCGGTCAAACCTCCCAAAACGAATTCTGGAGTCATTCTGCTTTCGAGCGTATTCGGTTTCGGGGTTTGCATGATCGTATTCGCGCTATCCACGAGTTTCTATCTTTCCTTCGCCGCTCTGGTCATCAGCGGTTCCTTCGATATGGTCAGCGTGGTCATACGTCATACTATCGTTCAGATGTATACTCCCGAGCATATGAGGGGAAGGGTCTCCGCAGTGAATAACATATTCATAGGGTCTTCCAACGAGCTGGGCGCCTTCGAATCCGGGGCTGCGGCCCGCGCTTTCGGCCTGGTTCCTTCCGTCGTAATCGGTGGAAGTCTCACTCTTATCACAGTAGCTCTCGTTACTGCCATCGCCCCCCGTCTAAGGAAAATGGATCTCAAGGATATTACGGTTTAG
- the lpxB gene encoding lipid-A-disaccharide synthase yields the protein MATSQKSILSKKSSLKPKKSAEKSKHAEERSPISGSPVFLVLAGEHSGDVLGYELLRELRKHDPDFTFFGIGGPKMIEEGLDSIENMEELSVIGFSAILFKYKFLKKLMDRLVEEAIARSCTHAILIDYPGFNLRLATRLKELGIKVIFYVSPQLWAWNFSRIFKIKENVDLMLVLFPFEKKLYDDYGVRSVFVGHPIAQRIREKIRKEAPIPTLEEKPGSSFTITVMPGSRSGEIHRILDILLETAAKIHEELESEKKHVRFLLPNINTKEEDFIRSKIATLEANHPGIRIEYIFDRSLRAMEASDLVLVTSGTATLEVVYFEKPMVILYKVSFLTYVISAMLIRTPFIGLVNILSGRETVKELIQAECTPEEAKDEALAILKNKKYRNQMIDEIHSVKESLGEEHTSRNAAKAVISFLKEKPQV from the coding sequence GTGGCAACGTCTCAAAAATCAATACTAAGCAAAAAAAGCTCCCTCAAGCCTAAGAAGAGCGCTGAGAAATCCAAGCACGCGGAAGAACGGAGTCCCATCTCGGGTTCTCCAGTATTTCTGGTCTTGGCAGGGGAACATTCCGGCGACGTACTAGGTTACGAACTCCTCCGAGAATTAAGGAAGCACGACCCGGATTTCACATTCTTCGGAATCGGCGGCCCTAAGATGATAGAAGAGGGATTGGACTCCATAGAGAACATGGAGGAACTTTCCGTAATCGGTTTCAGCGCCATTCTATTCAAATACAAGTTCTTGAAAAAACTCATGGATCGCCTCGTGGAAGAAGCGATCGCAAGATCCTGCACCCATGCCATTCTGATCGATTACCCAGGTTTCAATCTGAGATTGGCCACCAGATTGAAAGAATTGGGCATCAAAGTTATCTTTTACGTATCGCCGCAACTCTGGGCATGGAACTTCTCCCGTATCTTCAAGATCAAGGAGAACGTGGATCTCATGCTCGTATTATTCCCCTTCGAAAAGAAATTATACGACGATTATGGAGTGCGATCCGTATTCGTAGGTCACCCGATCGCTCAGAGAATCAGAGAAAAGATCCGAAAGGAAGCTCCGATCCCTACGCTTGAGGAAAAACCGGGAAGTTCCTTCACGATCACCGTTATGCCCGGTTCTCGTTCCGGAGAAATCCACAGGATTCTGGATATTCTTCTAGAAACCGCGGCAAAGATTCACGAAGAATTGGAATCCGAGAAAAAACATGTGCGGTTCCTTCTTCCAAATATCAATACCAAGGAAGAGGACTTCATCCGATCCAAGATCGCGACCTTGGAAGCGAATCATCCCGGCATTCGTATCGAATATATTTTCGATCGGTCTTTGAGAGCGATGGAAGCGTCGGATCTCGTCCTAGTAACCTCGGGCACGGCCACTCTGGAAGTAGTGTATTTCGAGAAACCCATGGTCATTCTCTATAAGGTAAGCTTTCTTACTTATGTGATATCCGCGATGCTTATCCGCACCCCTTTCATCGGTCTTGTGAACATCTTGAGCGGAAGAGAAACGGTCAAGGAACTCATACAGGCGGAATGCACTCCGGAGGAAGCAAAGGACGAGGCGCTCGCAATCCTGAAAAATAAGAAATATCGAAACCAAATGATCGACGAGATCCATTCGGTAAAGGAATCCCTGGGCGAAGAGCATACTTCCAGAAACGCCGCGAAAGCGGTCATTTCCTTCCTGAAGGAAAAGCCTCAGGTTTAA